In the Paramormyrops kingsleyae isolate MSU_618 chromosome 6, PKINGS_0.4, whole genome shotgun sequence genome, one interval contains:
- the wdr13 gene encoding WD repeat-containing protein 13 isoform X1 produces MAAVWQQVLAVDARYNAYRTPTFPQFRTQYIRRRSQLLRENAKCGFEPGLRRQYLRLRSQLLALRYGPLSEQSSFRASSVRSSRTTLDRMEDFEEDLRAQGARGHRRSVSRGSYQLQAQMNRAVIDERPPGSLVPTSVAEASRAMAGDTTLSENYAFAGMHHIFDQHVDSAVPRLQFANDDKHLLACCSLDGTLSIMALSPAPPSVKVTLRGHAGPVTDFAWSLSNDIIVSTSLDGTLRIWNTQDGRCIREVADPDASELLCCTFQPMNNNLTVVGNSKHILQVVNISTGKKVKGGSSKLTGRVLSLSFDAPGRILWAGDDCGSIFSFLFDMATGKLTKAKRLVVNEGSTISSISARSWISREARDPSLLVNACVNKLLLYRVVDNEGTLQLKRSFPIQHGSQLLHSIFCPLMSFRQGACVVTGSEDACVYFFDVERNTKPIVNKLQGHSGPVMDVSFNCDESLLASSDATGMVIIWRREQK; encoded by the exons GTACAATGCTTATCGCACGCCTACCTTCCCGCAGTTCCGCACGCAGTACATCCGTCGGCGCAGCCAGTTGCTCAGAGAGAATGCAAAGTGTGGCTTTGAGCCAGGGCTGCGCAGACAGTACCTGAGGCTGCGCAGCCAGCTGCTGGCCCTGCGCTATGGGCCCCTCTCTGAGCAGAGCAGCTTCCGAGCCAGCAGCGTGCGCAGCTCCCGCACCACGCTGGACCGCATGGAG GATTTTGAGGAGGATCTGAGGGCCCAGGGGGCACGGGGCCACCGCAGGTCTGTCAGTCGAGGTTCATACCAGCTGCAGGCTCAGATGAACCGGGCTGTCATTGATGAGAG ACCCCCAGGCAGCCTGGTGCCCACCTCGGTGGCAGAGGCGAGTCGTGCCATGGCAGGGGACACCACACTCAGTGAGAACTACGCGTTTGCTGGCATGCACCACATCTTTGACCAGCACGTGGACTCTGCTG TCCCACGGCTGCAGTTTGCTAACGATGACAAGCACTTGCTAGCCTGCTGCTCCCTGGATGGCACTCTGTCCATCATGGCACTGTCCCCGGCCCCACCAAGTGTCAAGGTCACCCTTAGGGGCCACGCTGGGCCTGTCACCGACTTTGCTTGGTCTTTGAGCAATGACATCATTGTGTCCACATCGCTGGATGGGACGCTGCGCATCTGGAACACGCAGGACGGACGCTGCATTCGCGAGGTGGCCGACCCCGATGCCAGCGAGCTGCTCTGCTGCACCTTCCAGCCCATGAACAACAACTTGACTGTG GTGGGGAACAGTAAGCATATCCTGCAGGTGGTCAACATTTCCACTGGGAAGAAAGTGAAGGGAGgctccagcaagctcacaggcCGAGTTCTGTCCTTATCTTTCGATGCTCCAGGCCGGATCCTTTGGGCTGGGGATGACTGTGGCAGCATTTTCTCCTTCCTCTTTGACATGGCTACAG GAAAGCTGACGAAAGCCAAGCGGCTTGTCGTGAACGAGGGGAGCACCATCTCCAGCATATCAGCCCGCTCCTGGATCAGCAGGGAGGCCCGAGACCCCTCCCTCCTGGTCAATGCCTGCGTCAACAAGCTGCTGCTGTACAG GGTTGTAGACAATGAGGGCACACTGCAACTGAAGAGGAGTTTCCCTATCCAGCATGGCTCTCAGCTTCTGCATAGCATTTTCTGCCCACTGATGTCCTTCAGACAGGGTGCCTGCGTGG TGACCGGCAGTGAAGATGCCTGTGTGTACTTCTTTGATGTGGAGCGCAACACCAAACCCATCGTCAACAAGCTGCAGGGCCACAGTGGGCCAGTGATGGACGTGAGCTTTAACTGTGACGAAAGCCTCCTGGCTTCTTCGGATGCAACTGGCATGGTTATCATTTGGAGGCGGGAGCAGAAGTGA